The Fructilactobacillus myrtifloralis genome contains a region encoding:
- the addA gene encoding helicase-exonuclease AddAB subunit AddA: MSETQWTPGQLAAIQNDAAGNMLVSASAGSGKTSVLTQRVMRKIKAGVDVDQLLIVTFTNAAAQEMRERIHGALQTELKHTQDQAEKQHLVRQLRKLTTAHIETMDAFCLWLVKRYYYVINLDPDFRILTNTSERTLLQTDVWNDVREELYGNDRDHRFAQLTRNFSNDRSDDGLTDLVLRLYELANVNQDPDQWLDQLGEFYRVEGALTDSHLYRDYLLPDLQNQLEQMLASYRQARQLAHQVGIDKVEQFLAAEQDQIEALAEKLDSSSWNQLRTAFNQQDFKRFPSVKKNDSDEDQVAGKDQCKNLRDAVKKQIEAICKNYFWTDEASLQTLNDDAAQLIHKLIEVVHAFATQYATVKRHRHSYDFTDIEHFAFRILTNQSEAGVSLRTQLQQQFNEIMVDEYQDNNHLQDAILGTIKNPEHPNLFMVGDVKQSIYRFRLADPQMFMDKYQTYPDPDNPNQLITLPDNFRSVANVDHFTNLIFEQIMDRSFGEVDYTGDAQLQFGAKDYPDDLDTTTEVMFLADDQNDQQETQLTNDQLQIEMIANKIETMMNAGFQIYDRKLGQKRPLQYGDIALLSSTKRNNFEIASIFADHQIPLNSDGAESYFKTAEIQIMLSLLQIIDNPAQDIPLAAVLRSSLVGLDENELAFIRITKKTGNYYQAVLDFQTEYQEQTQTEFGNRVLSKVDQFLEQLTNLRDYATKHSLAELIWEIYNQTGFLDYVGGMPAGKKRQANLHALYQRAEEYERNGFQGLFAFVQFIKRLQKDDKDLAEASVDVDPNSVTVKTIHGSKGLEYPVVFVIDVNHQSNQSEFRDSFVVDDQIGLGIKYYYPDRHEQVTTLQYLAINNSLKRKAKAEEMRKLYVALTRAKQKLIITGIVKGNNKQTAEESTLQSWSQAGQSPNLVINQANRSSAKNFLTWIGMALVRHPQLQALLDDDLTLPELQSDPSEFTVEFIQPTELEATTPATESATNVEFTGPATEPAEINRLLEFQYPFADAAQTTAYQSVSEIKRQFDDPDNIQLGSVADAGHQILQRTRYQSEQFAQPQFMQTVAKPTPQEVGTATHLVLQKLDVTQPVTEERVEALIKDLVAGQLLTAAVAERINRQSVVAFYQTDVGQRILQFPDRLHREVPFSLIIKAQRLFSEFNNDPEQQILVHGIIDGYLDDPEEGPLLFDYKTSFVNPAHPEASIEQIKDQYTGQVNLYALALQDILHKPVQQKYLYLLANQQLVPITTNEK; encoded by the coding sequence ATGAGTGAAACCCAATGGACCCCGGGACAATTAGCCGCGATTCAGAATGATGCCGCTGGCAACATGCTGGTATCGGCCTCGGCTGGATCAGGGAAGACCAGCGTGTTAACCCAGCGGGTGATGCGGAAAATCAAGGCCGGCGTCGACGTGGACCAGTTACTGATTGTGACCTTTACGAACGCTGCGGCCCAGGAAATGCGGGAACGAATTCATGGGGCCCTGCAAACGGAACTGAAGCACACGCAGGATCAAGCGGAAAAACAACATCTAGTTCGCCAACTGCGGAAGCTGACCACGGCGCACATTGAAACCATGGATGCCTTTTGTCTGTGGCTAGTAAAACGGTACTACTACGTCATTAACTTGGATCCGGACTTTCGGATTTTAACGAACACGAGCGAACGGACGCTGTTACAAACGGATGTCTGGAACGATGTCCGTGAGGAATTGTATGGAAACGACCGGGATCACCGGTTTGCCCAGTTAACCCGCAACTTCTCCAACGATCGCAGTGATGACGGTTTGACTGATTTGGTGTTACGCCTGTACGAATTAGCGAACGTGAACCAGGACCCGGACCAGTGGCTTGATCAGTTAGGAGAATTTTACCGGGTTGAGGGAGCCCTGACGGATAGTCATCTGTATCGAGATTATTTATTGCCGGATTTACAGAACCAGTTGGAGCAGATGCTGGCTTCATACCGACAAGCGCGGCAATTAGCACATCAGGTTGGAATCGACAAAGTAGAGCAGTTTTTAGCGGCTGAACAGGACCAAATTGAAGCACTGGCAGAAAAGCTCGACTCCAGCAGTTGGAATCAGCTTCGGACTGCCTTTAACCAGCAAGATTTTAAACGCTTCCCCAGCGTTAAAAAAAATGACTCTGATGAAGACCAGGTAGCGGGCAAAGACCAATGTAAAAATTTGCGGGATGCCGTTAAAAAACAAATTGAAGCCATTTGCAAAAATTACTTTTGGACCGATGAAGCGAGTCTGCAGACGCTAAATGACGATGCAGCTCAGCTGATTCACAAGTTAATTGAGGTGGTGCATGCGTTTGCGACTCAGTATGCCACGGTGAAGCGCCACCGGCATTCCTACGATTTTACGGATATCGAGCACTTTGCGTTTCGAATCCTAACCAATCAGTCTGAAGCGGGAGTTTCCCTGCGGACGCAACTCCAGCAGCAGTTTAACGAAATTATGGTTGATGAATACCAGGATAATAATCACCTGCAGGATGCCATCTTAGGAACGATTAAGAATCCAGAGCACCCGAACCTCTTCATGGTCGGGGATGTGAAACAGTCGATCTATCGCTTCCGGTTGGCCGATCCACAGATGTTTATGGACAAGTATCAGACGTACCCGGACCCTGATAATCCTAATCAACTGATTACGTTGCCCGATAACTTCCGATCGGTAGCGAACGTGGACCACTTTACGAACCTCATCTTTGAACAGATTATGGACCGCTCCTTTGGAGAAGTTGACTACACTGGCGATGCTCAGTTGCAATTTGGGGCGAAGGATTATCCAGACGATTTAGACACCACCACGGAAGTAATGTTTTTGGCGGATGATCAGAACGATCAGCAAGAAACCCAGTTAACCAACGACCAACTTCAGATTGAGATGATTGCGAACAAGATTGAAACGATGATGAACGCTGGCTTTCAGATTTACGATCGCAAGTTGGGGCAAAAACGGCCCTTGCAGTATGGCGACATTGCGTTGCTATCCTCGACCAAGCGGAATAACTTTGAGATTGCCAGCATCTTTGCCGACCATCAAATTCCCTTGAACAGTGATGGAGCCGAAAGTTACTTTAAGACGGCGGAAATTCAAATTATGCTGTCGTTACTGCAAATCATTGATAATCCCGCCCAAGACATTCCGTTGGCAGCAGTGTTACGTTCGTCGTTAGTGGGATTAGACGAAAATGAATTAGCCTTCATCCGGATTACAAAAAAAACGGGGAACTATTATCAAGCCGTTTTGGACTTTCAAACAGAATACCAGGAACAAACCCAGACGGAGTTCGGCAATCGGGTGTTGAGCAAAGTTGACCAATTTTTGGAACAACTAACGAACTTACGTGATTACGCGACCAAGCATAGTTTGGCGGAACTAATCTGGGAGATTTACAACCAAACCGGGTTCTTAGACTACGTGGGGGGAATGCCAGCCGGTAAGAAACGGCAGGCCAATCTGCACGCGCTCTACCAGCGAGCAGAAGAGTATGAACGGAACGGATTCCAGGGGTTGTTCGCCTTTGTGCAGTTTATCAAGCGACTGCAAAAGGATGACAAAGACCTCGCGGAAGCTAGCGTCGACGTGGATCCGAACTCCGTGACCGTCAAAACGATTCACGGGAGTAAGGGACTCGAATATCCGGTAGTCTTTGTGATTGATGTTAACCACCAGTCCAATCAAAGTGAGTTTAGGGATTCGTTTGTGGTCGATGATCAGATCGGATTAGGGATTAAGTATTACTATCCCGACCGCCACGAGCAGGTCACCACGCTACAGTACTTGGCGATCAACAATTCGTTAAAACGGAAGGCGAAAGCCGAAGAAATGCGGAAACTATACGTGGCCTTAACCCGGGCCAAGCAGAAGTTAATTATTACGGGAATTGTTAAGGGAAATAACAAACAAACGGCCGAAGAAAGTACCCTGCAAAGTTGGTCGCAGGCAGGGCAAAGCCCGAACCTGGTGATTAACCAGGCAAATAGAAGTAGTGCCAAGAACTTCTTAACTTGGATTGGGATGGCACTGGTACGCCATCCGCAGTTGCAAGCGTTACTGGATGATGACCTGACCTTACCGGAGCTTCAGTCTGATCCAAGTGAATTTACGGTGGAATTTATCCAGCCGACGGAGCTAGAAGCAACCACCCCAGCGACTGAGTCCGCTACTAACGTAGAGTTCACTGGACCTGCTACGGAACCAGCGGAAATTAACCGGTTGCTGGAGTTTCAGTATCCGTTTGCGGATGCCGCGCAAACAACGGCGTACCAATCGGTGTCAGAAATTAAACGCCAGTTTGACGATCCGGATAACATTCAATTAGGGAGCGTCGCTGATGCGGGGCACCAAATTTTGCAACGAACCCGGTATCAGAGTGAGCAGTTTGCCCAACCGCAGTTCATGCAAACGGTCGCTAAGCCAACGCCCCAAGAGGTGGGAACCGCGACCCACTTGGTCCTGCAGAAACTCGACGTGACCCAACCGGTTACAGAAGAGCGAGTCGAAGCGTTAATTAAGGACCTAGTTGCGGGCCAGCTCTTAACTGCAGCGGTGGCGGAACGGATTAACCGGCAGTCCGTTGTAGCGTTCTACCAGACGGATGTGGGGCAACGGATTCTCCAATTCCCCGACCGGCTACATCGGGAGGTACCCTTCTCACTGATTATTAAAGCCCAACGACTCTTTTCGGAATTTAACAATGATCCGGAGCAACAGATTCTGGTTCACGGAATTATCGATGGTTATCTCGATGATCCAGAGGAAGGCCCACTTCTGTTTGATTACAAAACGAGTTTTGTGAATCCCGCGCATCCAGAAGCCTCGATTGAGCAAATTAAGGACCAGTATACCGGTCAGGTGAATCTCTATGCCCTGGCGCTGCAAGACATTTTGCACAAACCAGTGCAACAGAAGTACTTATACTTACTTGCAAACCAGCAGTTGGTCCCGATTACCACTAACGAAAAATAG